TAAATTTTTATAGTTTGAAATTTTTTTAAGACCAAAATAGCTCACTAATGCTTTGCGTTTTTCTTGAATTAAAAATGTTTCAACTAAATCATTTTTATTGTGAGCAATTAGAAGATTATTAATTTTATATTTTTTCGACATTTCAACAAAAAATTCATAACGTAAATTTCGACTTCAATCCTCAAAATTTTCTTTCATGTTTTGGTAAAAATTAGTGTCAACTATTTTTATTTCTAGTATTAAATTATTTTCTTGGCAAAATTTCTCAACAATTGATTGATCAATGTTTGAGTCTGAACGAAAATTATAATTAACGTGACAAACAACTAAATTTTTTGGTTTGTTTTTAATGACTTCTCGTAAAAGAAAAATACTATCAGCACCACCTGATACACCAATCAAATAATTATTATTAGAATTAATATTAATCATTTTTTTCACCTAGTCTCTAAACATTTTTAACATCTCATCTGTATATGTTTCATCATCGTGATGAGAAATTAAAGGGGGTAATATAACCATGCCTTCGTTACCATTTAAAATACCATCAATCAAGACCGTTTTTCCGTTTTTATTAACTTTAGAATGCACAAATTGTAGCCTTTTAGGAACAATATTATATTTAGTGAATAAAGAAATTATTTCTCCACTACGTTCCGCTCGATGAACAATCGTAAAAGAACCACCGTTTTTAATAGTCATTGCTCCAGACTTAATAATTTCTTCTAAATTTATTAAAGTTTCATGTCTAGCATTAACAATTTCTAATGATGTTTCATTTAATTTAGGGTTTCCTTCAGTTTTAAAAAAGGGAGGATTACAAATTACCGCATCGTATTGATGGTTTGCTTTTGAAGCAAAATCTTTTATATCTTGATGAATAATTTGAATCTGATTGTCTAAATTATTAATCATGATATTTTTATTAGCTAATTCAATTGCTTTATCTTGGATTTCAACACCAATAATATTTGCGTTGGTATATTTACTCATTATCAAAGGAATTACTGCGTTATTAGTTCCAAAATCAACAATAGTTTTAATTTTGGAATTTAAATTTATAAAACGAGACACTAAAACACTGTCTAACGTAAAGGAAAACATATTTGTGTCTTGATATAAATTTAAATTTTTATAACCTAGTAATTCATTTAAAATTTTCATTATAACCTTTCTGAAATTTTTATAAAATAATTTTCTATTGCCAATTTGTCATTATTGCCAAATTTAAGATCATCAATCAAAATTAATGTTTGTTCAGCAAATGCAGAATATTTTTTAACTATGGTTCTGAAATAAGATTGTTCAAGAATTTTAATTAATTCAGTTTTATCAAGTCTTTTAATTTTTTCTCCAGCCAATAAATAACTGTACTTATTGTTAGTGGTTAAAATTTTTTCAAATAAATTTAATTCATAATTTTGATCTTCATTATTTAAAACAAAAATTTTGCAACGAGATTTAATTGTTTGTAAAATTGAACTACGATTTTTAGAAAGCAAAATAGCAAATGTATTTTTAGGTGGTTCTTCTAAAAATTTTAACAAAGAATTAGCTGCACTTGATTTTAAATTTTCTGCACACGAAATTATATAAACTTTGGTTAAAGATTTCTCGATAGAAGACAATGTCATTTTTTCAATCATTTGTTGAATCATTTCCTTAGTGATTGCTTCAGACCCATTTCCAATTTGAACTACATCTAGAATACTATTCTTTTTACTTCGTTGACAATTGTAGCAATTGTCCTCATCAAAATTTTTATTTTCACAATAGATATATCTAATTAGTTCATTAACCACATCATGAGCTTCTTGTAAATTTTTTGAATCAATAATTAACGAAGTAAAAAGTTGGTTACTTTTAAATAAATTTTTTAAATTTAAGCTTAAATTATTTTTTAACATAATTATTCAATGCCTCAAGAATAATTTTTTCTGTTTGCATTTGCACTTCATCAATTGATAAATTTGCATTGACAACGCGGAAACGGTGAGGATTATTTTTAATTAAAATTTCATAGCCTTCAGACACCTTATTTTTAAAGTCCATGGTCTCTTTATCAAGTCTATTTTTTTCCTCTTCGCGCACATTCATTCTACGTTCAGCCTCATCGCGATCTAATCTAAAATAAATTGTTAAATCAGGGATATATTTCCCAATAACAATACGTTGTACCTCATCAACATTTTCAATACCAATTTCACGAGCATTACCTTGGTAAGCACTTGTAGAATCCATAAAACGATCAGAAATTACAACAATTCCTTTATTAAGGGCAGGGACAATAACTTTGTCTAAATGTTCATTTCTAGCAGCCAAAAACAACAGAGCCTCAGTTCATCCATCAATACCTTGGCTGTTATTAGCCAGAATTAGATTACGGATTTGCTCAGCCACAGGTTCTCCACCAGGTTCGCGAGTAAATAAAACTTCAAAACCTCTTGTTTCTAATGCTTCTTTAATTTTAGCAATAGCAGTTGTTTTACCACTACCATCCATACCTTCTAAAGTTATAAACATTATTGTTTCCCTCCGTATTTCTTTCTATTATTAAAGGCACTTTCTAAAGTACTTTCATCCATATAGTCTATCATTCCGCCTGTGGGAATACCTTTGGCTATTCTTGAAACTTTAATGTTTTGCTTTTTGGCAATGTTTCCAATGTAATTTGCTGTAACTTCTCCTTCAAAAGTAGAATTTAAAGCTAAAATTAATTCCGTGTTTGGTTTATTGTCTAGTCTTTTAAAAATTTCGTTAATATGTAATCTATCTGGTGAAACCGATCTTACTAAATTAATTTCGCCCCCAAGTATTGCATACAAACCTTTATATTTTTTATTATTTTCAATATTTATAGCATCGTTGATTGTTGCAACAACACATATGATTTCTTGATTTCTGATAGGATCAGAACAAATAAAACATTGACCATTAAATGTGTAATAAAAGCAAATTTCACAAACTCCATAAGTTTTTTGAATTTCTTCTAATTTAAAGATAAATGAATTTAGTTTATCTTTGTTTTCGATAAAGTCAATTAACATGCGTTCTGCTGTTTTTTTATTTAGACCTTTTATTTTTTTAATTTCATTAATTAAATTTTCAAACTCATCGTTAATCATTTATTTTCACCTCAATATCCCCAAATAGCGAAGTTGCTTTTTCTAAAAGTTCTTTTGCTTTAGGGTTTAAATTTACAGTGCTTTCACTAATTTCTTTGTAAAAAATATTTGAATCAACAGGATTATAACCAGTTAATAAGTTATTAGATTTTTTAAATGAAAATTCTTTTTTGACATGCTCTCATTTGCTTTTATCAATCGGATATATCACATAATCTTGTTTTAAATAATTAAATAATTTATTTCTAAATTCAGATTTCATTAAACTATTTAAAATTGCGTTTGCAACAATACTTGATTCACAAACAAGAAGAATTTCGTTTTTAGAAACTGCAGAAACTTTTGTATCTTTAAATGCAATGAAAGATTTTGCTGATTCTTTATCTAACAAATTTTCATTTTCATCATATTTAAATCACTGATAAATTATTGATTCAATATGATCTCGAGCTTCGCGATTTGCACCTTGCAACATTGTTACAACGGCATCAACTTCTATTTTCGCTTTAGTTGTGTTGTTTGCTTCGCTAAAAATTTCTTTATTACTCAATTCCAATAATTCTCCTCATGTATTTATTTGAGAATTTTGTTCTTCATTAATGGATTCAGACTTAAATATAATTTCATCAACTTGATCCACTTTTTTTACTTCTTCTGTTGATGAAAAATCGGGACGATTAACAATACCAATTTCAGTAACTTCGCTTGGTATTATTTCGCATTCCATACACTCTTTAGGTATTTCTTCTTCTGTTATTGAAGAAATATTTTCTTGGTCAATTATTTTTGTTTTATTTTCGCTATTAGCTTTTTCAATATTGAATTTTGCTTCTAAATTATTTTGATTTTCAACTTTTTCATAAGAATCATCAAAATTACTTTTAAGTGATTTTAATAAACTAATTAAAATATAATGAAAATTAACATTTGTTCCACGAGATTTTGAATATGCATCACTTAAATTATCAGCTATATTAAACATCTCTGCAACACTACATTTTAATTCATTAATTTCGTCTACAGTTACTAATTTTAAATATTTATCTTGTTTTGTTAGTTTGTATTCAATAATTTCTTTGATCATTTCAATCAAAGATAAGGCAAAAACATCAAAATCCATACCTTGATTTTCGGCTATTTCAAAATAATTAATTAATTTTTCTGTTTCATTATTGATAATGTTTTTTATAATTGAAAATTTTTCTTTTTTGGTTGCAACATAAAAAATACTTTTTAAACTTTCGATAGTTATTACTTCGTTATTAACAATCATTAATTGTTCCAAAATGTTAAGTGCATCCCTTAAAGAACCATCACTTAAAAAATAAATTTCTTCTGTTGTTTCTTTATCTATGCTAAAACCTTCTTTTTTGGCAATCATATTTAATTTGTTTTCTAAAGCTAATTTATCAATTTTTTTAAAATTAAATGTTTGGCATCTAGAAATTATTGTTGCAGGAATTTTAATATATTCCGTTGTGGCCAAAATAAAAATAGCGTGAGCTGGTGGTTCTTCCAAAGTTTTTAACAATGCATTAAAAGCGCCTTTGCTTAACATATGCACTTCATCAATTATATAAACTTTGTATTTACCTAAAATTGGCATTGTTGAAACATTTGATTTAACATTTCTCATTTCATCAACTCCGTTATTTGAAGCTGCATCGATTTCAAAAATGTCTGGTGATTTTCCTTCGTTTGCTGTTATACAACTTTCGCAATTATCACAAGGGTCTGCATTATTAAGATTTTTACAATTTACAGCTTTAGCAAAAATTCTTGCAATTGAGGTTTTCCCAGTTCCCCTTTGACCTGTAAATAAAAAGGCATGTGTAAAGGAATTATTTTTTAATTCTGTTTTTAAAATATTAACAATATTAGTGTGACCAGCAATTTCAGC
The sequence above is drawn from the Williamsoniiplasma somnilux genome and encodes:
- a CDS encoding tRNA1(Val) (adenine(37)-N6)-methyltransferase, with product MKILNELLGYKNLNLYQDTNMFSFTLDSVLVSRFINLNSKIKTIVDFGTNNAVIPLIMSKYTNANIIGVEIQDKAIELANKNIMINNLDNQIQIIHQDIKDFASKANHQYDAVICNPPFFKTEGNPKLNETSLEIVNARHETLINLEEIIKSGAMTIKNGGSFTIVHRAERSGEIISLFTKYNIVPKRLQFVHSKVNKNGKTVLIDGILNGNEGMVILPPLISHHDDETYTDEMLKMFRD
- the tmk gene encoding dTMP kinase; this translates as MFITLEGMDGSGKTTAIAKIKEALETRGFEVLFTREPGGEPVAEQIRNLILANNSQGIDGWTEALLFLAARNEHLDKVIVPALNKGIVVISDRFMDSTSAYQGNAREIGIENVDEVQRIVIGKYIPDLTIYFRLDRDEAERRMNVREEEKNRLDKETMDFKNKVSEGYEILIKNNPHRFRVVNANLSIDEVQMQTEKIILEALNNYVKK
- the recR gene encoding recombination mediator RecR — protein: MINDEFENLINEIKKIKGLNKKTAERMLIDFIENKDKLNSFIFKLEEIQKTYGVCEICFYYTFNGQCFICSDPIRNQEIICVVATINDAINIENNKKYKGLYAILGGEINLVRSVSPDRLHINEIFKRLDNKPNTELILALNSTFEGEVTANYIGNIAKKQNIKVSRIAKGIPTGGMIDYMDESTLESAFNNRKKYGGKQ
- the dnaX gene encoding DNA polymerase III subunit gamma/tau, with protein sequence MFKNKSSLYRIYRPSTFAEIAGHTNIVNILKTELKNNSFTHAFLFTGQRGTGKTSIARIFAKAVNCKNLNNADPCDNCESCITANEGKSPDIFEIDAASNNGVDEMRNVKSNVSTMPILGKYKVYIIDEVHMLSKGAFNALLKTLEEPPAHAIFILATTEYIKIPATIISRCQTFNFKKIDKLALENKLNMIAKKEGFSIDKETTEEIYFLSDGSLRDALNILEQLMIVNNEVITIESLKSIFYVATKKEKFSIIKNIINNETEKLINYFEIAENQGMDFDVFALSLIEMIKEIIEYKLTKQDKYLKLVTVDEINELKCSVAEMFNIADNLSDAYSKSRGTNVNFHYILISLLKSLKSNFDDSYEKVENQNNLEAKFNIEKANSENKTKIIDQENISSITEEEIPKECMECEIIPSEVTEIGIVNRPDFSSTEEVKKVDQVDEIIFKSESINEEQNSQINTWGELLELSNKEIFSEANNTTKAKIEVDAVVTMLQGANREARDHIESIIYQWFKYDENENLLDKESAKSFIAFKDTKVSAVSKNEILLVCESSIVANAILNSLMKSEFRNKLFNYLKQDYVIYPIDKSKWEHVKKEFSFKKSNNLLTGYNPVDSNIFYKEISESTVNLNPKAKELLEKATSLFGDIEVKIND